Genomic window (Carassius carassius chromosome 36, fCarCar2.1, whole genome shotgun sequence):
GACGTCTTACCTCGGCTGAGGAATATCCAGATGATGAATATCTGGACATATCAAAGTCATCATCACTAAAAGACAACAGAATGTAAACAGTCACAATCGGGCACCTTCATTTCAGACGAACAGCTACAGACCAACGATATAATACGCCTTTAATATTTctagtgatatttaaaaaaagagacttTGTTTAGTCACAgtagagcaagagagagagagaaaatacgtAGATTACATTTCAGccaaattaatttatcaggaaaaACCAACAGCAAACGGTCCGGAGCCTTCTGCTGATTGCTGCAGTAATTACAAGTTGTTATAATGAAGCTATGCTCTCCAAGAATAAGTATTACAGGAACTAGTACAAGTATGTGATGGACAGAACGCCTGAGCATGTGACAGACAGTGGGTGTGCGTACTAAATGTCAGGGAATGAGTGTTACATACAGCGACTTAGCGAGGCTGAAATGGAAAAAGAGAACCAGAGAGACAATGAACGATGAGTGACCAAAAAGATGACTTAATCACAACTGCAGGCAGCTGAGGTCACAGAGATCCAGCAAACAGCTGGCAGCTCAGAAAGCATTAAGTTAAGAGACCCATCTGTGTGAGACGCTGCACGCTGTGCCTGATCATCTGAACCGAACAGCAACCACGCTATTGTGGCTGAACACATACTGCGACACATCACATTACAGAAGGGTGTGGGCTACACAAATGATACCGGTGATTTCAAGGGCTTTGGACTTCTGTCAACAAACATGTTTTCTTGCTTTTTTCCAACTCTCAGGGCAGGAAACTAAGAAGCAAGGCAAATCTTGATTACAGAATTATACTGTAAATGGTGATTCTGCACTAAGAGCATGTCAGAAatctttaaagggacagttcacccaaaaagacaattctgtcatcatttactcgtgtTGTTACAAACATCTATGAGTTTCATTCTTCTAttaagcacaaaagaagatattttgaagaatgttggtaaccagaagTCAACAGGCTGTTTGGTTACAAAAATTCTTCAAaagatcttcttttgttttcaaaagaaacttatacaggttGGAACAAGAAaatggtgagtaaacgatgacagaattttcattttggggttaacCATGCCTTTAATCTATATTAAAAGGACAATGAATAAGgtcaaaaaactgtattttacacTAATATTTCTAAATAGAATTCACtctaattataaaaatgaatctTTAAAACACATCATTAAGTAAATGCATCACAGTACGCATGTTTGCATACACTATTGTTCTAAAGTTAAGgtaaggacttttttttttttttttattgaaacatttatttagcggtttttaaaaatccttaagcaacaaatcagcatattaaaatgatttcagaagaatcatgtgaaactgaagactggcgtaatagctgttgaaaattcagctttacattacagaaataaaatacactttaaatatattcaaatagaacagttcatttaaactgtaataaaactAAGACGATATAAGATAATGACACTTGCTTCTGCCTTCCTAGACAATTTGGTCCATATTTAATAGGGGTCTCTGCTGTGATAGATGAGAAAATCTCTGAAGTgactttttgcttttgtttgtaaGAGCAATTATTGATTCATTTTGCCAAAGCTGGTGTCTGGCTTTGCATTCAGAAAAGCacattcattttaaatcttttatgCTTATGTCAGTTTTTCACGGCAGTCTTAAGAGCACCAGCTTTACTCTCTTTAAAATTAGCTGGTATTTTGATTAAATGTCAGGTCCTTTTTAGATGGAGATGGCTGGCATTGTGTCTGCTAGGAAAATGGCACAAAGCTTTAATTAGAGGATTTATTACCATTTCTCAGCATTTGATACATTCTAATCCTTCCCTTGAAGTAAAGCATTCAGAAATATTCACAAAAGAATTCTAGAACACTTCCCAGAGAATAACAGAATAACGTTTTAAGTGTGAATACCTGTCAGTGTCCAGTGCTACAAGCGGTTTCTCATCTGGACTCTGGTCTAAGGATGAATAGCCTTTATTAGGGACAACCAACCTGTAATAGGAGTAGAAAAATAGAAGAGACTGTCAGACCAGTTCAATCAAACATGTACATCTATGCCTGAATGGGAATGTGAATGTAGGTAGatagataaattaaataataaagttattaCTTTACCTTGTTCTGGCCATAACGTTATTTTTCTTGGGCTGCTGATTGACTGGACTACCCACAGTTCCATTCTTCACCGAGCCTTTCCTCGCAAGCTCTCGCTGTTTCTCTACCGAAAGAACAAATTCAAAACAAATCACATATTGTAAGTCTCCTATTGATAGAACGTTCAGCATTCAAAATGTAATCAACAGCGATGGTGCGATTGTAATTTTGCATACGGAATTGTTATTGATCCTCATTCTCCTATTCATTTGCATACTGAACACTGAGTCTTCTTTGCATAAATTCCATAAACTGTAGTTCTTTTGAATCCAGATAAATACCATGGCAACACACAAAGTTTTATTATGAGTTGAGACTACAGTCTTATTAATATTCTCCATTCTGTGTGGTTCTCTGGCTGGAGAACTGTTTCTTCAGGCGTGAATTCTGAGCTTGACTTCTGCGTGACTTACACACAttgatctgtgtgtgtctgtgtgtgtgtgtgtgtgtgtgtgtgtgtgtgtgtgtgtgtgtgtgtgatttctatgTGGTGCAATAAGTAATAAGACTGTCAGAGGGAGGACTGTAAAGTGAAGTTTAATTAACAACAGCAACTGCTGTATTTCAGGATGCCCAAACAGAGCAACACTGAACAGAGAGTGATGTGATATACAGATGCAGGacaggagagagagacagcagaagAGAGGGCTGAGCAATAAgcaaagttgtttttgttttattcctgTTATTTGTGGGGAAACTGactaatttttaatttatatatatataatttttttttcttttttttttgtggaaatgatATAGTTCCTAAGAATTCAAGACATTATTCTACTTTAATTTAACCCGCAAAGATtacattttgctgttttttttatttataaataattataaataaaataattgacatGACACTGCAATCAAATAAGatacaaatattttatgaaaaactctaaaatagaaaaaagactgaaatagtagttTTATATAACTGAAATTTATTAacttaaataatactaaaatgactggaataaaaataaattaaagctaaatggaaatctaaaaaaaacatacaattaaaataacaaaagcatgcaacattaatcaaaattaaacattaaaatgaaaaatataaaataaaagataatattaataaatactacaatagtatgtaaaataacattgcatgGTTGGTAACAGACtaccaataattattttaatgttatggtTGATAActgataaatgtatacatttagcaTTATAccaaatcaaaaaatatatatattattccattaattattaaattaccaGTGACATAAAGTAAAGTAGATTGCTTTAAATGAAACTGAGcattaaaaaattgtaatattcaAATAGAcggtcaaaaatatatattactatttagatGGTTTTGAAACCTAAAGAATTACGTAAGgatgttttttttacacagaaattATTATGCTCATATTTCAAATTTCTTTGTAGAAAAGGAAAGCCCAAAAAGGCTCCACAATTATATTTAAAGAGCTGTAGATACTTTATCTGAGAGAAACATTCAGACTTGAAGGCTCATTACACTCCTGCTTTTCGAAAACCACGGTCATCCATTTTACACGGCCTCTGCTAATCGCTTCTTAGCTCTCGCTCCAAACCGTATGCTTCACAATCACAATATCAAGTGGGAAAATCAATACAGTCGTTTTTACACTCAAATGAACAAATTACACTGGTGACGATATGGCATAAGTTGAAAGTGCCTCACCTATCTTCACTTGTAGTGGAGAGGGCTTGTAGTTGATGGCAACTGACTCTGATTCTCTCGTTTCTGTTTCAGCCTCCAAAGTAGACGCTGCTGCAGGATCCtggagacaaaaacacaatcccACTTATCAGGTAGATGCAACACTATATTCTCACTACATGAGAAAACAACACAATTCCAATATCGAGTAGCTGACAAATGGATCTCGAGAAAGTTGTAGATTCAATAAGAATTGAGAGTGTAAATCGAGAAAACCCTTTCAAATGTGAAACCGTGTAATGTAGAATGGATCCCTCTGGTACAAAACTCCAACCATGCTCGGTGTGCTGATGAAAAACAGACAGCGAAATCGGTTGTAAATAATGGCATCTGGTGAGACAGGCCGTGTATCAAGGGTGTTGATTTTGCTGGGGTTGGGTGAAATAACACGAGTCAGCACAATGTCACCATCTTGTCACCAGAACGGGTCATTTTAATACATCTCTCTCAAAACGTCTCAGATTTGCTTTCACAGCTGTGCTCCAGCGATTTATTGATTCTGGGAGCAGAGATAGATGTAGGGTCTGTGCAGTCGAAAACTCCCAATGTACTGTAAAGCTACTGGTTATCAGATGAATCCAGATTTTGCCTGAATTTATACAAGATTTTATTCCTTAAAACATCGTgaaaattattgttttctaatagttatcagtattttctgatttatgccaacaaaaaaaattccaatggtaattttacaaagctacaagaatacttttcgtgtgaaaataaaacaattaacaacATAGTTTATTCAACCGTTCTTTCCCCCCGAGTTACCGTCTTTCACCATTTTGGAGTGTACCCAGAATGTAATTAACATAATCTGCGTTGTTTACGTTCAGTAGACAGACAGTGCGCACATGAATTTTTTAATACGTTTTCTTTGCGTAGcttctcgtagctttgtaaaattacggttgaacccctgaagtcacatggactattttaccattgtccttgctacgtttctgtgcATTGACCATGATagtatccttgctgtctatggagggtcagagagctctcagaattcaccaaaaatatcttaatttgtgatctgaagatgaacgaaggtcttacagtttctaacgacatgagggtgagtaaataatgacagaattgtcattttttcgtgaactattcatttaagacATTTATGTAGAATGCATTATAaagggtataatgcattataattattcataatatctTAAAGTCGTAAATAATTATAACCGGATTTAAAATGCATAGTCTAACAATTAACTGATAAGTGTGATACCCCTGGTTTCATagactgaaataaacttgcactgactgaatttaaaatgtttcattgttaagtatcaagatgcacaccagtagtATTATTATCCAAGGCATGTTAATAAAagctacttaaatgtcctaactgAATTATGGCCTAAACCTAGCTTAACCTAAGCCCTGTCTGTAAAACAGAGCTATTGtgtattaactgtggttacaTTATTCATaagattataaaatgtattataacatgcattacaaggcataattaatgcataaaaacatttatactgcattatacataaaggctaaGTAAAGTGTTTCCGAAACATCTATTGAAATAAATTCTGAACAAAACtgcagtgttaaaaaaaaaatagtttttaaaattaaaagtattaCTGTCCAGTAAAATATGTTTAGTAGTTAAAGGTCTCTTACAATATTTCAAGTCTtgattctttattaatttcatttagaAATATAATGGCACTGAAATTGGACAGATTGATAAACAAATCTTACGGTCTTGTACAATATAAAATTTACAACAAGCTTTTATTACTACTCAAAGTCCGAGCCAATAGACACCCTATCTTCTCCACAACCTCTTTTCTGCACAGCTGTTTGGTGAAGAGATGGATGAAAGGAGGGAGATTCTAGCAGTCATAGTAACCGGCGGGTACTTCCTGCATAGTTGGCTACATGACACCAGGCATGTTTTGTAGCTCCAGCCTTCAATATGTAGGGTCGGATTGCTCTGTGATATCACTCAGGATGGAGAGAGGCAGAACAGAGGGAGCTTGTTGGAGGAATGTTGACAGCACACCCAAACTGCCTATTCCAACAGAGTGCCTATTATGACCTAAAAAGCCTGCCTTTATTGGATGTGGCCCATGTGGCCATCTGAGAGTCTTTGGGCTGTCATCATGAGCCCCTAGAGTCATGCGATTATAGCAATGCTATGTTTTTGGTGAAGTTCATGACACACCAGATGACTAACTGAAACTTCAaaccacaaaaaacaaacaatctgGTCAGTAGATAGAATGCTGTGAATTGTGAAACACAAGGGTTTTCAAACATTCTGATGCCACAGAAACCCAAACATGATGGTACCCTTAATCTGAAAATATAAAGGCCACTATATAATTTCATgtataaacattattaataaaatattataaaagtgtCAAACTGTATCAATAAAAAATTgtttctatatatacatatacatataaatatatatgcttAGCTCATGTCAGCAGAATAAAATAAGCTAAAACCTTTGGAGGGGTCACTAGATCTGTATCATAAAGAAATCCACTGAAGTAGACTTGTTATTGAAGGAAACCTCTTTGCCCACTGATTCAGTCTTGGCATAGTGCCAGCTCTAGGCCTGGAAGGGCTCTCACAAACCCTTTAAGCTCAGCACCAGCTGAAGAGACCAGCAGGGGATTGTGGGTAATAGCAGGATACCATCAAGCTCCTGAAGAATCTAATCATATGCTGGGCATCAGGATACACCTTCAAAGCAAGGTAATGCTTCacgtcaaaataaatgtaaaaatgctatCTGTTTTTGTACTTTGTGGTCTACAAAGGACTCTGTTGAGTAAGCCAATGTTATTGAGCTTTCCAGGCAGTCTTTGTTGGACTACACAGGCTACACAATCTCAGAGCAACACCACAAAGAACAACATTAAAGTCATGCATATTCCAGCTACATGTACAACTGCCCGTGAAATTTATGCAAGATCTACTGGAGAAAACCAAGCCTAAGAACATACACAACCCAATCTGATGCAACCCTAATCTCTGGTCTCATTGTTTAAAGCTGATCTACAAGATTAAGGTGATCAGAAATCTATAGGAACTGAAACACATAAGCAAGTCTGCATTGATCTAGAGCAGTGCTAGTCTCACACATCAACAGAAACACatcaaaaacatggttactatgaTGACTCTGACACATTGACACATTGTACACCTGTAGGTCTCATGTAAAATCTCTCACAAGGACTAATGTTCATCCTAATGAATGTCAATGAGAAGGTCAACTTTAACAACAGGAACCACATGTCATGTCAATGTGGCATTTTGGTGATGTTGGTTGATGAAGGAGATGAAGATGAGTGAATGCTGACACAGCTGAGGCGATGAAAAGGATTGGTGGGATTATATGACAAGATGTACTCTGGACCAAGGTGACTACCATGATAGTGGTTAATCAGAATATCAacaataaccaacaaatatattCTATAGccctatattataatttatttatataaaataaaagggGTGGGATGGGTTCATCTAAGGGGTATTTACTGATAAGGGTTTGTGTCAGGACAATGTTTGTTCGACAAGAATGTTTTCTAGAGCCAACAAAAGATGCTGATCCTGGAAAATTGCCTACTTGGCAAAATTACAGTCACCGCAAACCGACAAGCGCTGTGGCAGCTAACTGTTATTGCAGCCTTCCTTTTATCCACATGGCATTCTGAAATTAAATTggtcatttttttcttatttatgtaACCTAATAGACTGTCATTTTCATCTATGTATGTATGGTACAACAAATCAGAAAGCCAATAACTAGTAAATTCATAAAAGGATGGAGACATATTATAGTCGgtgtatgtcattttctgtcCACAGAAGAATGAATTGCAATTAGAAAGCACAGTATGTTGTATAGAGTAACAGCTGGGTCTTTGCCACTTTGGGAATAGTGGGGCGCCAATGAAAAAGGAATGACATTATCAAGCCGGGCCATATCTCACCAGTCCAGCATTTTTTTAAGTGCACACTTCAGTCCAGCCAGATAGTGCAGGCCTGCTAACtgaatga
Coding sequences:
- the fam219aa gene encoding protein FAM219A, encoding MMEEIDRFQVPPVNPEMKLLDPAAASTLEAETETRESESVAINYKPSPLQVKIEKQRELARKGSVKNGTVGSPVNQQPKKNNVMARTRLVVPNKGYSSLDQSPDEKPLVALDTDSDDDFDMSRYSSSGYSSAEQINQDLNIQLLKDGYRLDEIPDDEDLDLIPPKSINPTCMCCQATSSTACQIQ